A window of the Desulfobacula toluolica Tol2 genome harbors these coding sequences:
- the glmM gene encoding phosphoglucosamine mutase, with protein sequence MGILFGTDGIRGIANTYPITCEVALKTGRAIGVFTREQGYQRVIIGKDTRISGDMLESALAAGVSSTGIDVMLSGVIPTPGVAYLCSLFKDAGAGIVISASHNPYQDNGIKIFNHGGEKLTDEQENWIEDYILNNQTVPQGDIGKIFVVSDSLKQYSDFLLNKFSFEEYDKKLKLIIDCSNGAASRIGHSVFKESLFDAQFIYDSPDGKNINDGCGSQHTQELQRLVIKENADMGLAFDGDADRLIAVDENGNQITGDTILAVCAKFAKEQGTLAKNIVVSTIMSNIGLTKSLESIGISHIKSDVGDRKVLEAMKQSGAVMGGEDSGHMIFLDHHTTGDGILSALKLIEVMLGTHQSLSSLAAVMKVYPQVLMNVDVNEGRPDFMKIKPVADKIQTVENKLGDKGRVLVRYSGTQPLLRVMVEGPDQELTTNYCLEICQSIKDNI encoded by the coding sequence ATGGGAATACTTTTTGGAACAGACGGAATCAGAGGTATAGCAAACACCTACCCCATAACCTGTGAAGTAGCATTAAAAACAGGGCGTGCCATTGGAGTTTTTACCAGAGAACAAGGGTATCAAAGGGTAATTATTGGAAAAGACACCCGGATTTCAGGGGATATGCTGGAGTCGGCCCTTGCCGCAGGGGTTTCATCAACCGGCATTGATGTCATGCTGTCAGGTGTTATACCTACGCCGGGTGTGGCATATTTGTGTTCTTTGTTTAAAGATGCTGGTGCGGGAATTGTCATATCAGCCTCTCATAATCCCTACCAGGATAATGGAATTAAAATTTTTAACCATGGCGGGGAAAAACTGACGGATGAACAGGAAAATTGGATTGAAGATTATATCCTCAATAACCAGACTGTGCCACAGGGAGATATTGGCAAAATTTTCGTTGTTTCAGACAGTTTGAAACAATACTCTGATTTCTTATTGAATAAGTTTTCCTTTGAAGAATATGATAAAAAATTAAAATTAATTATCGACTGCTCAAACGGAGCTGCGTCAAGAATCGGACACAGTGTCTTTAAAGAATCCTTGTTTGATGCTCAATTTATCTATGATTCCCCTGATGGAAAAAACATTAATGACGGGTGCGGATCACAACATACCCAGGAGCTGCAGCGGCTTGTTATCAAGGAAAATGCTGATATGGGCCTTGCCTTTGACGGGGATGCCGACCGGTTGATTGCGGTGGATGAAAACGGCAACCAGATAACAGGGGACACGATTCTTGCTGTTTGTGCAAAATTTGCAAAAGAACAGGGCACCCTTGCAAAAAATATTGTTGTCAGCACAATAATGAGCAATATTGGTTTGACAAAATCTCTTGAAAGTATTGGAATTTCACATATCAAATCTGACGTAGGAGATCGAAAAGTCCTTGAAGCAATGAAGCAATCCGGGGCTGTTATGGGGGGAGAAGACTCGGGACATATGATTTTCTTGGATCATCACACTACAGGAGACGGCATACTTTCAGCTTTAAAACTGATTGAAGTGATGCTGGGAACACATCAGTCTCTTTCCAGTCTTGCTGCTGTTATGAAAGTATATCCACAGGTCTTGATGAATGTAGATGTGAATGAAGGTCGTCCTGATTTCATGAAAATAAAACCGGTTGCAGACAAAATTCAAACTGTTGAAAATAAGCTTGGGGATAAGGGCAGGGTACTTGTTCGCTATTCAGGAACACAGCCGTTGCTTCGGGTTATGGTTGAAGGTCCGGACCAGGAATTAACCACAAACTATTGCCTGGAGATATGCCAAAGCATAAAGGATAATATTTAA
- a CDS encoding UDP-N-acetylglucosamine pyrophosphorylase gives MENAIIKTLIKKGVKIPNPESVYISDDVNPDRISGENVTIHTGCKIIGERSLVMRNSQLGHEAPVTLENTLVGENTKLKGGFFTNAVFAGDNSFGSGAHVRNGTILEEQSNAAHTVGLKQTILFPFVTLGSLINFCDCLMAGGTSRKDHSEVGSSFIHFNYTPNQDKATPSMMGNVHQGVMLNSKPIFLGGQGGLVGPVRIGYGCITAAGSIIRKNELKQGRLVLGGAFKEVSVPRQYDVYTNISHIFNNNIHYIAGLISLKSWYKHIRPLFVYDDFSRALINGMQKNLDMCIKERIHRFKIFCEKLNLSKEILLSKTNDKSSKAILIHDKAMDKFKLASQIFNAEVGNKKINKNGEAFIFAVEKKIEQTGKKYIKTIQSLSPDESKKGIQWLFDVEQNMVEQLLI, from the coding sequence ATGGAAAATGCTATAATAAAGACACTCATAAAAAAAGGGGTAAAAATCCCCAATCCTGAGTCCGTTTATATATCAGATGATGTCAATCCCGACAGAATTTCAGGTGAAAATGTTACCATTCATACCGGCTGCAAGATCATCGGAGAAAGATCCTTGGTGATGAGAAATTCTCAACTCGGGCATGAAGCACCGGTAACACTTGAGAACACATTGGTTGGTGAAAATACAAAATTAAAGGGTGGTTTTTTTACCAATGCTGTTTTTGCAGGTGACAATTCATTTGGTTCTGGCGCTCATGTAAGAAACGGCACTATACTGGAAGAACAGTCCAATGCGGCGCATACTGTAGGGCTGAAGCAGACAATTTTATTTCCCTTTGTTACGCTAGGCAGTCTGATTAATTTCTGCGACTGTTTAATGGCCGGAGGAACCAGCCGTAAAGACCACTCTGAAGTGGGTTCTTCTTTTATTCATTTTAATTATACACCCAACCAGGACAAAGCCACGCCTTCCATGATGGGAAATGTTCATCAGGGAGTCATGCTGAATTCAAAACCGATTTTTTTAGGCGGGCAGGGCGGACTTGTGGGGCCTGTCAGGATCGGATACGGCTGCATCACGGCAGCCGGGTCCATTATTCGAAAAAACGAATTAAAGCAGGGTCGTCTTGTGCTTGGAGGGGCGTTTAAAGAGGTTTCAGTTCCACGGCAATATGATGTTTACACAAATATTTCTCATATTTTTAATAATAACATTCACTATATTGCAGGGCTTATTTCATTAAAATCCTGGTACAAACACATCCGGCCTCTTTTTGTGTATGATGATTTTTCCCGTGCATTGATCAACGGAATGCAGAAAAATCTGGATATGTGTATTAAAGAAAGAATCCATCGATTTAAAATTTTTTGTGAAAAATTAAATTTATCAAAAGAAATCCTCCTCTCAAAAACAAATGATAAGAGTTCAAAAGCAATTCTAATCCATGATAAAGCCATGGATAAATTTAAGCTTGCCTCCCAGATTTTTAACGCAGAGGTGGGCAATAAAAAAATAAATAAAAATGGAGAAGCGTTTATTTTTGCTGTTGAAAAAAAAATAGAACAGACTGGGAAAAAATACATAAAAACAATTCAAAGCCTGAGTCCGGATGAGAGTAAAAAAGGTATTCAATGGCTGTTTGATGTTGAACAAAATATGGTTGAACAATTACTAATCTGA
- the pgi gene encoding glucose-6-phosphate isomerase: MVQTRFNDLSACKNLNRLAKNFNEDKFHLKHMIQDKKRLENFSLKFDGFFYDFSKQRIDDRVMEELLNLAKQAEAKKKFSQMISGEIVNITENRAALHTAARGFIPDPANLTDMDVMSEINRVNSQIKEFSAKIHTSQIRSDSGKSFKDAVVIGIGGSYLGCEFVYTALKNCIEPNINLHFLSNVDIDNFGQVIKAIDPETCLWIVISKSYTTTETMANLKQVLLFLKNNNLDPSSHLVTVTAKGSPGDNPANPVLDSFHMFDFIGGRYSVTSAVGGLPLSLAFGFDIFTRFLNGCHAMDLHAVNTPEKENIPLISALISIWNSNFLHYPAQAIIPYCSALSELAPHVQQLYMESLGKGVTFDGKLINHKTGVIIFGEPGTNAQHSFFQLAHQGSPFPVEFIGVVTPVYNKDQAGSNGVYNHQELWANMIAQAKALAMGKNDDNKAKYFTGNRPSSTLVINNLTPESLGMLLAFYEARTVYEGFILGINPFDQFGVELGKILASQIRDHIKQKNMDESYNFDSIDLDPATKFYLDTLFNGSL, encoded by the coding sequence ATGGTTCAGACACGATTCAATGACCTTAGCGCCTGTAAAAATCTAAACCGTCTTGCCAAAAATTTTAATGAAGACAAATTTCATTTGAAACATATGATTCAAGATAAAAAAAGACTTGAAAACTTTTCATTAAAATTTGATGGATTTTTCTATGATTTTTCCAAACAACGGATAGATGATCGTGTGATGGAAGAGTTGTTGAATCTTGCAAAACAAGCTGAGGCAAAAAAAAAATTTTCCCAAATGATATCTGGTGAAATCGTTAATATAACGGAAAACAGGGCAGCTCTTCACACTGCTGCACGGGGTTTTATCCCTGATCCTGCTAATTTGACTGACATGGATGTCATGTCTGAAATTAACCGTGTAAACAGTCAAATCAAAGAATTTTCTGCAAAAATTCATACCAGTCAAATCAGAAGTGATAGTGGAAAATCGTTTAAGGATGCGGTAGTTATTGGGATCGGCGGGTCTTATCTTGGGTGCGAGTTTGTTTATACGGCATTAAAAAATTGTATTGAACCGAATATTAATCTTCATTTTCTTTCCAATGTGGATATTGATAATTTCGGACAGGTCATAAAAGCCATTGACCCTGAAACCTGCCTTTGGATTGTCATCTCAAAATCATATACCACAACTGAAACCATGGCCAATCTTAAACAGGTTTTATTGTTTTTAAAAAACAATAACCTTGATCCGTCCAGCCATCTTGTAACGGTTACCGCCAAGGGCAGCCCCGGGGATAACCCTGCAAATCCGGTTCTTGATTCTTTTCATATGTTTGATTTCATCGGTGGGAGGTATTCTGTGACTTCAGCCGTCGGAGGTCTTCCGCTGAGCCTTGCCTTTGGATTTGATATCTTCACACGCTTTTTAAACGGTTGCCATGCAATGGATTTACATGCCGTAAATACCCCGGAAAAGGAAAATATCCCTTTAATTTCCGCTTTAATCAGCATATGGAACTCCAATTTTTTGCACTATCCGGCACAGGCGATCATTCCCTATTGCAGCGCCCTGTCCGAACTTGCCCCCCATGTGCAGCAATTGTACATGGAAAGCCTTGGCAAAGGTGTTACATTTGACGGGAAACTTATAAATCATAAGACCGGCGTTATTATCTTTGGAGAGCCAGGCACAAACGCCCAGCATTCATTTTTTCAACTTGCCCATCAGGGCAGTCCGTTTCCCGTTGAATTTATAGGGGTTGTAACACCGGTTTACAATAAGGATCAGGCCGGATCAAACGGGGTTTACAACCATCAGGAATTATGGGCCAATATGATTGCACAGGCCAAGGCGCTGGCAATGGGAAAAAACGATGATAACAAGGCAAAATATTTCACAGGGAACCGACCTTCGTCCACCCTGGTTATCAATAATCTGACACCCGAGAGTCTCGGCATGCTTTTGGCCTTTTATGAAGCAAGAACCGTATATGAAGGATTTATACTGGGAATAAATCCCTTTGACCAGTTCGGTGTTGAACTGGGCAAAATTCTTGCTTCACAGATCAGGGATCATATCAAACAAAAAAACATG